The Pempheris klunzingeri isolate RE-2024b chromosome 1, fPemKlu1.hap1, whole genome shotgun sequence genome includes a region encoding these proteins:
- the dhcr7 gene encoding 7-dehydrocholesterol reductase gives MNGAVAMEATRRRAQHSAGGKSSEQREQPAQWGRAWEVDWFSLICVVGLLCFAPFIVFYFVMACDQYQCSISQPLFELYRGETTLLSIWARAPSFTWSAAKIYGIWVAFQVFLYMFVPDITHKFIPGYVGGVQDGARTPAGLINQYEINGLQCWLITHALWFANAHYFHWFSPTVIFDNWIPLMWCANILGYAVSTFAFTKAYIFPTNSEDCKFTGNIFYNYMMGIEFNPRIGKWFDFKLFFNGRPGIVAWTLINLSYMAKQQELYGHVTNSMILVNVLQAIYVLDFFWNEAWYLKTIDICHDHFGWYLGWGDCVWLPYLYTLQGLYLVYHPVQLSDAHALAVLLLGLVGYYIFRSTNHQKDLFRRTEGSCSIWGRKPTCIECSYRSADGGVHRSKLLTSGFWGVARHFNYTGDLMGSLAYCAACGFGHVLPYFYIVYMTILLVHRCVRDEHRCSSKYGNDWKRYTDAVPYRLIPGVF, from the exons ATGAACGGTGCCGTGGCCATGGAGGCCACCAGGAGACGTGCCCAGCACAGCGCCGGTGGGAAGTCATCTGAACAGAGGGAGCAGCCAGCTCAGTGGGGGAGAGCATG GGAGGTGGACTGGTTTTCCCTGATCTGCGTGGTGGGCCTCCTTTGCTTCGCCCCTTTCATTGTCTTCTACTTTGTGATGGCCTGCGATCAGTACCAGTGCTCCATCAGCCAGCCTCTCTTTGAGCTGTACCGAGGGGAGACCACGCTGCTCTCCATCTGGGCCCGGGCCCCCTCCTTCACCTGGTCAGCTGCCAAGATATATGGCATCTGGGTGGCCTTCCAG GTGTTCCTGTATATGTTTGTTCCTGATATTACTCATAAATTCATTCCTGGCTACGTTGGTGGAGTGCAGGATGGAGCACGGACTCCAGCTG GCCTGATTAACCAGTATGAGATCAACGGGCTACAGTGTTGGCTCATCACTCATGCTCTGTGGTTTGCCAATGCCCACTATTTCCACTGGTTTTCTCCCACCGTCATCTTCGACAACTGGATCCCTCTGATGTGGTGTGCCAACATACTGGGCTACGCTGTGTCCACTTTTGCTTTCACAAAGGCTTACATTTTCCCCACAAACTCTGAAGACTG TAAGTtcacaggaaacattttctACAACTACATGATGGGCATCGAGTTCAACCCACGCATTGGCAAGTGGTTTGACTTCAAGCTCTTCTTCAATGGCCGGCCCGGGATCGTAGCCTGGACTCTCATCAATCTCTCCTACATGGCCAAACAGCAAGAACTGTACGGCCATGTCACCAACTCTATGATCCTGGTCAACGTACTGCAG GCCATTTATGTGCTGGATTTCTTCTGGAATGAGGCGTGGTACCTGAAAACCATCGATATCTGCCATGACCACTTTGGATGGTATCTGGGCTGGGGTGACTGTGTCTGGCTGCCGTACCTCTACACGCTGCAG GGGCTGTACCTGGTGTACCACCCTGTCCAGCTCTCAGACGCCCACGCCCTGGCTGTCCTGCTGCTCGGCCTCGTTGGGTATTACATCTTCCGCTCCACCAACCACCAGAAGGACCTGTTCCGGCGCACCGAGGGCTCCTGCTCCATCTGGGGACGGAAGCCGACGTGCATCGAGTGCTCGTACCGCTCTGCTGATGGTGGCGTCCACCGCAGTAAGCTCCTGACCTCCGGGTTCTGGGGAGTGGCCCGGCACTTCAACTACACCGGTGACCTGATGGGGTCACTAGCCTACTGCGCCGCCTGTGGCTTCGGCCACGTGCTGCCGTACTTCTACATTGTTTACATGACCATCCTGCTGGTCCATCGCTGTGTGCGCGATGAACACCGATGCAGCAGCAAGTATGGCAACGACTGGAAACGCTACACAGACGCTGTGCCTTACCGGCTGATTCCTGGGGTGTTctag